TCATTTGTTAATAAGTAGTAAACTACAAAAGCCTAGTCACCTCACCTTCAAGCCTAATAAAGGCAAACCCTCAAGTTggtgtcccttccctctcaaaccaCCTCCCCTAATTCTACTGTGGTTCTATGAGCAGACCTAAAACATGTCATATATCACTCAGATCCAATAAGTATAACCCTGTCTTTTCAAAGTTTCTTGATGGTTGTTGCAGAAGGTATATCTCACAGtcacaataacaatgacaaaggCCCAACATGACCTTGGTGATGGTGGCAGGGCTGGAGGGGATTTGTAGGGGTTCACCACAAGAAGTACCTGTGCAGGTGAATGACTCAGGCAGTCCTAACCAGCAGAGAGTATCACTATTGATAGGCTCACACATAaaactgccaggctagcatgggggtgcctcttcccaggtgcatactctctgggttggagagaagtcaaccagagccagccttgGTTGACTTCTCACTCAGCaacacaagggagatgactcaggaaccaaacacgtggcagtggagaagcaatgtctttattgatcagagagcccaggcttttaaagggcagatccAGAAGTGACATGTCAGAAACGGAAAtcactaggaaaggggcagagaaaggcaaaaggggctgggaaggtagaaacttccttagcaactgttgtgagggttttaactggtaggattgatattaccctgcaggcagggagggtctggagggtagaaagaagatagatgaaaggaatggaattggtggagatctttcaggcaaaacaatgattatgtagataggccatagtatcaggaatgcagggtgctttgtgaggctcctcacaattttccaacaTAAAACAACCACATCCAGGCTGGCaatagcttacttgaatagtgtgttgctttgccatgtgctccacccaggttcaaacctaacCCTCATTGCACTGAAAGAAGGtacaatgctgtggtctctttcactctctctctctagctgcctgtataaaaataagtattggggggtcaggcagtggcacagtgggttaagtgcacataatgtgaagctcaaagaccagtgtaaggatcccagttcgagcctgtagctccccatctgcagggggtgggggggagtgtgtgtgtcacggtgaagcaggtctgcgggtgtctgtctttccctccccaactctgtctcccctcctccctcattttctctgtcttatccaacaacagcaatggtaacaataataatgacaacaacaagggcaacaaaaatgggaaaaattgcctccaggagcagtggatctgtagtgtaggcaccaagccccagcaataactttggagacatttttaaagtattaattaattaactaattaattaaatgtcAATCACTCCTTGGGTTAGTTGAGGTAACGGGGGGGAGCTAATGTTAATGATGATCCCTAAAAAACAATTACACttttactggaaaaaaaagaagaaagatgagaagaagaaggagaagtaggagaaagagaagaggagaagtaggaggaaggagaagagagaaagaaagaaagagaaaggaaggaaggaaggaaaatctcTGCACATAGGGTTGAAGAAAGTTATATGTCACAATGGCGTTTGCCACAGTTTTTTTATGTAACAATTAAAAGATAATCTATTGTTAAATTATTAATACCACACCTCTTGCAACAATAAACCATTAAAAATTGAGAAAGCAATAAAAAAGTAAGTCTCTTTCTCAAAATTCTAGAACACTTCCTGTTTAGTATAAAGTCAAGATGGGCATACCTTGGGTTTAGTGACAGCTGAGTGATGTCATCAAGGACTCAGTCTTAGAACATCTCCCTTATATcattttgttgactttttttctgTGAGACTGTCACTTTATGATTATAAACTGGTGTCTGCTTCTCAGGCACTATAGCTTCACAGTATCATACATAGGCATAGGAAAGTGTCTCATAAAAAaacagagggagctgggcagtggcgcagcgtgttaagcgcacatggcagaaagagcacggaccagcatcaggatcccagtttaagccccccactccccacctacagagggtttgtttcgcaggcggtgaagtagatctgcaggtgtcttatctttctcccccctctgtcttccttccctctctcgatttctctctgtcctatccaataacaacaacatcaataataacaataatgataataaacaaggacaacaaaaaggaaaaaaataaagtttttaaaaaatagagaaaaagcaaTGTTACTAGTGTTTCTGAACTTGGTTTTCTgcataatttgtttttttttaataatttatttctttattggggaattaatgctttacattcaacagtaaatacaatagtttgtacatgcataacattccccagattcccatttaacaatacaacccccactatgtcattcatcatctttcatggacctgtattctccccatccacccacccaccccagagtcttttactttggtgtaatactccaattccatttcaggttcgacttgtgttttcttttctaatcttgtttttcaacttcggcctgagagtgagatcatcccatattcatccttctgtttctgacttatttcactcaacatgattttttcaaggtccatccaagatcggctgaaaacggtgaagtcaccattttttacagctgagtagtattccattgtgtatatatacgacaacttgctcagccactcatctgttgttgggacacctgggttgcttccaggttttggctattacaaattgtgctgccaagaacatatgtgtacacagatctttttggatggatgtgttgggttccttaggatatatccccaggaggggaattacaggatcatagggtaggtccatttctagccttctgagagttctccagactgttctccacagaggttggaccaattgacattcccaccagcaatgcaggagggttcctttgaccccacaccctctccagcatttgctgctgttaccttttctgatgtatgacattctcacaggagtgaagtgatatctcattgttgtctttatttgcatttctctgacaatcagagacttggagcattttgtcatgtgtttctcggccttttggatctcttctgtggtgaatatcctgtccaagtcctccccccatttttggatggggttatttgttgtcttgttgttgagtctggcaagctctttatatatgttggttattaaactcttatctgatgtatgacatgtaaagatcttctcccattctgtgaggggtctcttggtttgggtagtggtttcttttgctgtgaagaagctttttaatttgatgtacggTTTTCTGCATAATTTGTAATGTAACTGCAGCTTACTCCCAGACATAGTAAaagctaattttaaaaatgtataaagcACAGAAAAATTAAAGATTTCCTTTCTGAAAGTTGGGTAGGCAGCAGGGCAAGTAAGGATATGAGATGTTTCCTCTCTATCCACTTTATTGTGGCATATATGAAATTCTAACCAAGTAGTGCAAGCAAGAATTAGACCCATGACTCTCTTCAGTCTACAGGCCTGGAAATTGGCACTTACAACCTCCacatcaaaacaaaacagaaaacagtagaagttgATTTGAGTTGACCTGTAAGCCTGGAACTGGTGCTTTCTTTTTGAACTGATGCTTTCGACCCTATCTTGTTGCCTGAAAAAATAATAGGTGATTCATACACATCCAGAAGCCTGCCAGAAAATAACCTCTAGCAAAGAAGAATTAAAGTGACCTGTAGAGTTGAAAATGGACATTTGCAAGAAAGAATTAAGAGGACATCCCCTCCAGTGGCTTAGAGCTTCCAGCCCTAGCACATAGCAGAGACCTGGAAAACTTTTTAAATTGGgtaagaagaaaaggaagttaGTGGAGTACATTTGAGATAGAATATGCCTACCCCCACATTGTACAATgtctgctttattattattattactatttgctcttatgttttaatataaCATTTTTTCCTATCAAAAATGAGGTCACATAGCACTTATGGATCAGGGGAAGGGAAACCCAGAAATGCTTATATTTTAACCTTATTTCAAATTCTGAAGCTTAATGTAATAATGTTTCTTTCCCTGATAGTAGGTACATTTCTGTTACCTAAATCTATCCACTATTAGCATTTTTACTTTAAGTGTATCACCCCCAGGTTTGCTACTTTCATTGCTTACTTGCtccacccttcctttttttttttttttactataggaTATGTTTTAGTCACAGTATAGatgaaattttatattttattacttaacGTTAACATCATGTGacttttccaaatcattttaatgGTTTTCAGAAATGCCTAATTTACCCAACCATCAGCCTAGTGCAGTAAAGGTATCATATGTTATTGTAGCGTATCTGGACTAGCACCACGTTTTAATTTTTCTAAACTGTAACAAACATCTATATCCATAAAGCGTTTTCCATAAATGAGGTTATCTCCATAAGATATTTTCCCAGTTGTAGGCTTTTGTGTCAAAAGATAAGGGCATTAAGTCTCCTCATCTCCATAGATACCCCATACCTAGCACATGTTCATGTGCATTTTCTATTGTTTAACCTAGTGATGGCTTACTGTAGGGATTTACAGATATttgaaaaaaggaaacagtggtTGGAAAACTAACCTCATCATTCTTGTTATGCTTGTCTATGTTTCCCCAACTCCATtttgtctatctgtctctagATCAGTCATGGTCTTAGTTACATGAGACTCTGGGGCATTGTAATATTTGCCACATCTACACCTGTGAAATATCTTTGTAAAGAGAAAAGATAGATCTGTTCTTGGTAGAGGAATCAGCTAAGCTTGACTCCCCAGTGGCAAGCATTCCTGACTCTGTCCGGCTTACCCCCACCTCATTGCTTAGTCATTTCCTTAGAACACCAATCAACATGATGTCATGGTCCCTTTCGGCCGAAGTGTGGTTTAAGTGTGACTTGTGTGTCCAGGATGCTGTACCATCACAATAGAGGTGACTAGATGTATTCAGAAGAGCTGTAGCAGAGCATCAGATGTGTTCTGGGGAAGGAATCATTAATCTGTAGATCTCTCCACACAGTTATAGCTCTGATACTAGCATCAGCTCACCTCACTTCATTGTCCAAATTGTTTCCAAACAATTTCCAATTTCAGCCCCAATAAGTAAGCAGTTGAGCTATTCTAATGTACCCTGAGACTCCATGTGACCCATGTGTCAAGGCATGTGCAACTCATTACATGACACCATTACTTCCCCTCCAGCCTCCTGTTTCCTTAAAGACAGGCTAAATTCTGTTACCCAATCTATTATCCAGAACTGACCATTAGTAGCATTTAGTTTCTTTCAAGTTGATTTTTCTAGGCTTTGATACTTCTATTACTGACTTGCTTTTTCCCTTcttatatttaatattatatGACTTAGCCAGTCCATCCctgttttttatgtttatttattcccttttgttgccattgttgctttattgttgtagttattattgttgttgttgttgatgtcgttgttgttggataggacagagagaaatggagagagcaggggaagatatagaggaagagaaagacacctgcagacctacttcacctcctctgcaggtgaggagcaaggggctcgaaccaggatcattaagctggtccttatgctttgcgtcacgtgcgcttaacccgctgtgttaccactcaactccccatcTCTGTGTTTTTAAGAGACACTTAATTTACTCAACCAGAAATAACCCCAGCCTTGTAGTCTACAGCTGACTATAAGGGGATAAGCATGTGAGTTGGATTCCAAGAGGCTTGGCTTTACATCTGCTCCTCTGCCATCCCAATGAGTTTGTCAATCAGCTTCTGACTGTAGTTCTCAGCTCTCAAGTATCTTCTGTACTACAAGTCTCTCTTACAACCCTTGTCCTTTCTCCTGTTTAGAATGTGCCCTAATGATCTGAACAGACGTTTACACTACATTACTTAAGTTCAATGGCTTAAGATTCCTTAAGTAAAAGCAAAGAACTTcacaaaatatttcaaaatgtcCTGGGCTCTTTCCCAAAGAAGTTTGTCTATCCAAGTCTTTGAATCTGaaaaggtagatagagaggactAATTTTTAGTTGGGAAAATTTAGACTTAACATGATTCAAACACTAGGCCCTACTGGTTTCTaggataaatgcaaataaagacaacaatgagataccacctcacccctgtgagaatgtcataaatcagaaatgacagcaacaacaaatactggagaggttgtggggacaaagaaaccttcctacactgcttgtgggaatataaattgatctaatccctgtggagaacagtctggagaactctcagaaggacatGGACTTTCcccatgaccctgcagttcctctcctggggatatagcctaaggaaccaaacacacaagaacctgggtataagcccctgctccccacctgcaggaggcaagcttcatgagtgatgaatcaggtctgcatgtgtctgtctttctctctccctcccctctctattgccTATCaactaaaaatagaaagaagggggggatGACTTCCAGGAGCGATAAATTCATTGTGCAgaaaccaagcctcagtgataaccctggtggcaatgacagagagatagatagatagatagatagatagatagatagatagatagatagatagatagaggtttGTCATGTGAAGAGGAAACAGCTAAGCACTATTCCTGGCTGATGCCAACTCCTGGTCGTCCATCTGGAAAAACAACTTCCTCAAAAGCACCCCAAGTGAACCAACCATTCTTGTGTCCATTCCAAACCTCCATAGCAACCACAGGCAACCCTGAGTTGTATAACTCACATGACACCACGatactcacattttttttttttgcataggcaCCTCTGGTTTCTATTTCTGCAGCTTATAAAaaagaggggagatagcatagatcTCAACAAAAGATCAGAAGTAGTGAGCTCTCCACTCAGTCCAGGATCCCCTGCCCACCAGCATCATGAAGCTCCTCGTGGCTGCTGTCTTTGTCCTCTTCTGCACCAAGGTCCTCTGCTCCTACGCACAAGGTGAGCCTGTTCTCCATTTCCTTTTAACTGTAGCTCTCCACACTCTGGTCAGAAGTCAGACCCTGTCTCCCAAGAGCTGTCACCTGAGCACCCTCACATGAAATTAGAGCACCTCAGATAGGATTTCAAAATACCAAGATTGTTTTTTTCAAGAGGTTCGAAAGGAAATTATGGAGTTGGGTCAGTCCTACTTTTTTGCATGAGATAATAAAAGTCTAACGTATGATTTTATTAGCATGAGGCAGAATctaggtttatttatttcctatttgtcCTGGGTTAGTTTTAGAATTACTTCAACCATTCTTGAGAATCATAAGAATTGTCCTTACACTCACCTAAGTAGTTTATGACTTaatagattagaaaaaaaaaatccgggaccagacggtggcgcacctagttaagtgcacatattacagtgcacaaggacctgggctcaagccactggtccccatcttcagggggaaaacttcacaagtgataaagtagggctgcaggtgtctctgtctctctcctctatctccctctcccctctcaatttctctctgtctctgtccaataacaaataaataaataaaaatataaaaagagggagtcgggctgtagtgcagagggttaagcgcaggtggcgcaaagcacaaggaccggcataaggatcccggttcgaaccccagctccccacctgcaggggagtcgcttcacaggcggtgaagcaggtctgcaggtgtctatctttctctcctcctctctgtcttcccctcctctctccatttctctctgtcctatccaacaatgacagcaacaataataactacaacaataaaacaacaagggcaacaaaagggaatagataaataaaataaatttaaaaattataaaaaaaatatataaaaagaaaagaaaattccaaaaAGAGTCAGAAGAGATTTGAGAAGGCTTCCTGTAGAGTAAGATAGAAACCAAAATGGAGAAACAAAACCAAAGACAAAGCTGGTAAAATTTAATGCGAAATAAGCAAGCAAGAGTTAAATCATTTAGTTTCTATCTGCCAAAATCTCAGCTCTGAACTCtgcagtctctccctttctttctgaccCTTCAGACTATTCCATGCCCCTGATTTCCCTTCTGGTGTCTTGTTCCCTCACAGAAAGAACTTACAGCCCAGCCACCTGCTGCTTCTCCTTCATCTCCCGGCAGATCCCTCGTAAATACGTGGTGGGCTATTTTGAAACCGGTGGCCAATGTCTCCAAAATGGTATTATGTAAGTATCAACCCTCCTTCCTACCATGGAGAGACACAAGTTGTAGGGACAGGAGCATATAGACAGGAGTTGAGACAGGGAGCTGTTGACAAGTGCCCTAACTTGCAAATAAGAAAGGGCCTGGGAAGGCCCTGCTCTGGGTAGGTACCTTCTGTGCTTATTTCCTAATATTCCTAATATGAGATGGGACCCGAGGGAACCAGAATGGATGTGtctagaagtagagaaagaaaggagaggaagagatatcaGAAGAGGTAGCCTGGTGTTAATCTCCATAAATGACTCAGGAAAAGACCAGAAGTCCCTGATTTGGGGGTAATAGTTCCTTGATAAGACAAACTAGTCCTGAACTGCCCACAAAGATGAAGATGAAGGATCATGGGTTGTCAGAAATGTCCTTACTCATTTACTTTAAATTAATACTTCTGCCCTCTTCACAGCTTTCTCACCAAAAAGGGCCAGCAAATCTGTGCCAATCCTAAAAATGCCTGGGTCCAGGAATACATCAGTGACATAGAGAAGAATCATTGAGTGGTCCAAAAGGAACCTGTTAAGGTTTGAATCAACTGGGTGGCATGGACCTGAAACAGGAAACTTCCTCACAACCTGAGACTGTCCCTCACCCCCATATTCTAAAAGCCTCCATTCATTTAGTTAAGCTATTTAACtgctttaacttattttatttatttgatgttttCTCTGATAAATTGTTTAACACTCTCTtatccccagaccccttcctAGTCCATCCTACAGTGGCTGACTCACATTCACGGTGATGATAAATGCTATTAGTCCTATGTCTGGGTAAATATTGGACCAAACCTATCAACAGGTGCTTTTGagtttttgcttgcttgttttgttttttagatagagatagaggcagagagagtaaaagagaccacagtattaaagcttccttcagtgtggtgagggctgggctctaaacagcttttttttccccccattttcttggctaggacagagaaaaattgagaagggcgcttcacctctcctgaagcataacccctgcaggtgggggagcagggactccaaccagatccttgcagaaatccttgagctttgtactacgtgagcataaccaggtgtgccaccgcccggccagCTTATTGAATTTTTAATGAATCATTTACTCTGATAAAAATGTCagaatactttcctctaagtatttgatagtttctggtctaacatccaagtccttgttgtactttgaatttacttttgtttctggtgaaatgtagtaatttgttttcattcttctgcacatttcaacccaagtttcccaacaccatttattgaagaaattaAATCAATAttctaaaattttttataaatgtGTTTTTTGCAACAGTAATTATTATCTTTCATGACTAAGTCCTAGTCTTAGAGGCAAAAATTGCTAGTTCATGATATGTAATTACTGagctttagttttttaaaaaagagattttatttatttattaatgagaaagataggaagagagatagaaataagcagacatcactctggtacatgtgctgccagggactgaacttgggacctcatggtagagaattcaatgctttatccattgtgccacctcccagatcacctgAGTTTTATTTGTAATGTTGTCAAAAATattggaaaataaaagaacaattaGACTTATCATGTACAAAAACATGTTAGAATAATAGAGAatccttttgttttcttaaataaattttggtTTTGTTATGTTTTCCCCTGACAAATCAGATTCATAAGAGGGAATGATTAGGGGTGTGTAGGTAATAATGGAagataagagaaaagagaaaaaatgagagaaaaatttcCAGTGACAGCAGGCTTTACATTATGTCAGTGGCACATTTCCTCATAGgctaagaaagaaacaaaacattaacaacaaatgcaTGAACACACTCTACAATTCAAAGATGATAGAGAAAAactgtttaggaaaaatgaagcaactctcAGTGAGATTATATGTTTATATAATCAAAGACAAAACTTACTTAATTACAGTTCTGTAGCTAGCAAATATGTTCTCCAGTTAAGGTAAAGACTGAGAGAACTTGTGTCAAACTCTTTGCACATTTCAAATAGAAAATCAGAGATTCAGAGAAGAATAAAGAGTAGCAATGTTGGCAAGTATATTGGTAAATCAATAGTAGCACTGGCTACATAAACAATGGCTtcttgtgtgagagaaagagcacTCTGAATAACATAAAATTAGAGTTGATGGGGTTCAGGTAAGTTAAACTACTAAACACTTTCTGACTGGAGAGTAAATGAAAGTACTAttttggggagccaggcggtggcgcacccggttaagcacacatagtaaccgCACAAGAATCCGGGCTCCAGCACCCcattcccaccggcagggggCACGCTTCACgagtgacaaagcaggtctgttggtatctttctctccctctccatcttcctctcccctctcaattttttctctgtcctaccaaataagatttaaaaaataataataaaaggaaaaacggCCGCCGGAAgcgctccagcgataaccctggaggcaataaataaataaataaaagtactatctttatatttcaaattttttaattagggggccgggtggtggcgcacctggttgaacacacatgttacgatgcacaagacctaggttagagcccctggaccccacctgcaggggaaaagctttgcaagttgtgaagcattattgcagcgctctctctctctctctctctccttccctctcgatttctggctatctctattttaataataaaaaaattaagtctatGTCTGTTTCCAC
Above is a window of Erinaceus europaeus chromosome 12, mEriEur2.1, whole genome shotgun sequence DNA encoding:
- the LOC132541998 gene encoding C-C motif chemokine 3-like is translated as MKLLVAAVFVLFCTKVLCSYAQERTYSPATCCFSFISRQIPRKYVVGYFETGGQCLQNGIIFLTKKGQQICANPKNAWVQEYISDIEKNH